A window of Schistocerca serialis cubense isolate TAMUIC-IGC-003099 chromosome 1, iqSchSeri2.2, whole genome shotgun sequence genomic DNA:
CATCGAATACTAAAATCCGCACCCTCGTTATTGAAGCCATTTTTAGTCGACAAAAAAAGCGTAATTAAGTTTTAAAAAAAACATTGCTGATGAAATGAATGCTGCTGGGAAGAAGATAGTCTCTAATTGTACATATGGAGTTTTGGGCTAAAAGGAATGTTCTATACGAGTCGTCGGCTTTGGCCTGTGACGTAACGTGCATTGCTGGTGCATATTTTTTACAGTTTTGATGTTTGGCGAAGCCAATGAATTTTaacgcaaaaaataaataaatgtggttgTGGTAACACACTGATCTGCAGTTTAGCCCGATGTATAGTTTAAGTTAGGCGGTGACAGTTTGGTTGGGAATTGGGGAAGACAACCAAGGCGATACTGAAAAAAAACCTGGTTGTCGTGACGTACTGATCTGTATCTTTGCACGTTTTAAAAATTGCCAATTAGCAATTACATAACGTTAGAGTCGTCATACTGGTTACCGCGTTTGTCGCATGTTTCCtgtgtcattggtcaaagccaatgACCCGTGACGAACATTCCTCTATAAccaggaatttttttttacataaacgCACCTGCATAAAATTCAGAACAGCAATCACTGCACCAAATTTTGGGCCTATGCTTTATCCTGAGTGTTACAATGTTGCCGATTATtgctaagccatttctctgcagtAAATCTTTCGAAACATTTTTTCGGTACACGATGGTATGATTACTATCTGTATCTGATCTGCTGTCAAACTTCCGCGCCAGCGCCACTACTTGTGTACGCAAAAACAAACATCAACGATTACGAAACTTGTTATCTTTGAAATGTTCGTCAAAGATACGTTTGAAAATTGCCACAATATGATGTCTGTTCTGAAAAGTTCTGGCTTTtcgtaaaaactgtagaaaatacttcacatttGAAAGATATTAATCGTTTCTGAATTTTTCTGTGACGCCTCCAGAACTACATTATGTATTTCCTTCTTCAATAAATTAATGTCAGATGAATTTCCGAATTTTTCGTTTCATTATCAATACTTACGACGAATTGAAGTTCTATGTGTCTTAAAATAATTCTGAGGTTTAAACAAACTGGCGTAGTTAAATGTTTAATCCATAATTTTCATCCCATTTAAATCGAAGTTTTGTTTGAAACATTGGTGACAGTTGGTACAAGGAATACTGGGAAAGAGTTTCATCTTGTAAGGAGCCTCTTTGTTTTGAAGCCGTGCATCGGTACGTCTTTCCGGTAGTGAACGTAAGGATTAAGGGTGTTATAGTGAAAGAAGTAAGTGAAATTGATCATGAGCGCTTGTGATTTACCATAGTCAAGTTTAGTGCTGTTTATAGTTGATCGTTTGTGGTATTTTTTGAAAATGGATACACTATATTCATTTACACTTAACGGATTGCTGTGAAAACGTGTGCACGTGGAGTGCCATGCATGTGTGTTGACTCCATTATTCATGTCTTAATGTCTCGTATATAATAGTATATGGTTACGCGACACTCGAACTTTTCGTTAACGTTTGAGACGAATTGTCAGATGGTATTTATAATCATATGAAAAAATTTGCCTGCACATGATGTTTGCAACTTGTGTGTGCTGGAAGTTGAACTGCACTAGTAAACTTTACGACTTCTTCGAATGCCAGACGTAGAATATATTAAATAATTGAAAATAAGATTCACACCCCAAAAGTTTGCTTAGTCAGTATGTTCCGTGTTTTGTTTGTTGAAGTCACAATTAAAGAATAGTCACATAGATGCAGTTTAAATTTCACGGTAATTGTGAGAATTTCGTGCATGTTTTTGTTCTGGATAGTAAGAACCCCAAGCCCTGTAATGCGTTGAATAATTTAAATTACTACAGGTGTAAAGCTATGGTTTCGGTCCTTAGGTAATTGAGAAGTTTGATTCGAACAGTCGCGCTACCTAATATCGGACTGTCCTTTTTTTGTAAGTTAGTTGTAACATCGGTTGCTATTGTTGTTTGCTTTATATCCAATACCCTAGAGTGATTTTTTAATCTTTCTGTGCAGGAGCATATGACAGTGTGGTACCGAATAGGAAAAAAATCCCTGCTGTAGAGCTTTAGATATTTTAAGTCGTGTGCTACTCTCAACACAGATGACACATTGCTGTCAAACTGTGTACTGTAGTTCAAGCTGTCCCATCAGACCTCTTGTTTCCAACATAATCTGCATAAGTTGTCAGTGACTGCTGAAGTTGCTTGAACTGTTTGGTTGTTGGACTCAGTGTATTCTACTGTCAGATTATGATCGTGCAAATGAAATTGGCATTTAATTTTTGCAGTTGCGAACTCTTTATGGTTAAACAGGTAGATGATTGCAGTAGACACTGAATTTCttgcatttaatgaaaactgtttggCAGGTCCATTCATCATGACAGACGTCGAGACCTGGGGTGATGAGGATCCGGCAGTGATGGAAACTGAAGCAACATTGCCTGTTGCTCAGCCTGCAGAACTGCCAGAAATAAAGTTATTTGGTAGATGGAGTTGCGACGATGTTCAAGTTTCAGACATGTCCCTACAGGTATGAACACCAGTGCATTGcaagtgatatttcatttgtttcatgCAGGATGTAgagaataatacgaggagacgtaTCTTCATTAAATTGAACATTTACTATGTACTTCACTAATTGTGCAGGGAACAGTGAAGTGACCTAATTACTGTAGTTGAAAAGGATATGGCATTTAGAAAGAGATATTTGAGAAAGTGCATGGGAAACTATAGGAAGGTAACAAAAATGATTCCTGGGTTAGCTTTAAAGACAGCAGGAGTTCATATTAGGATGTAAGTAGCCTACAAGAAGTTAATAAGTGTTCTTAGGAAATTTGAGTCAGTGTGTTGTGTGGGAGAGAATTCAGTTAGAGGAAATGGAGACTGTCATGAGAacacattaaattaattttttttagattgctgcccttttattgttctgtaattgtttTATTAGAAATGGAATGTAAATCTGATATACACATTTCAGCACGTTTAGGGGATAATAGGAAACTACACACAAGATTTGGACGGACGGAAAACACgctcactatgtgtgtgtgtgtgtgtgtgtgtgtgtgtgtgtgtgtgtgtgtgtgttgcctcccACATCCAGATATGGAACTGGGATCTGTGTGTTCCGGAAGAGCTGCACTATGTTTCAATTTTAGTGTTATGTGcagcaacaaattattaaaatGATATACAGATGCTTGCAAAAATGCATTTTGATACCAAATTCTTGACATGTGGGAAATATTTTTGCTATTGAAGTTAGCTGATTATCTCATGTGATTAAAATCTTAAGACTACACCACATCCTCATGTACTCCAAACTGGAGCTGTCAGTTTTCTAACCTGAGATAATTTTGGTTTAACATGCGCATAATGGAGTGCTCAAGTGTCAAGTACTTAAGTGGTCGCTCATACCGTGTCGTTACAAGAAACAGATCCCTGGGTTTCTAATAAACCAGTTATTTTTCCTGATGTGCCTACTTGTTTCTAACATATTATGCAGTAAGGAGACATGAACATATTAAAATGTCAGTGATACAGCTGCCTGCTGTTTACCTAAGGCTTCTCCTAAACCAGAATGAAAATCTAGGTCTGCTAAATagcacaaagttttcatttcttttgaaaGGTCACCTCTCTTGTTTCACGATTTTTGTGAAGGAAGTTCaccagtaaaatgtttttgttgtttaaCCTGTATAAACTTATACACTTCCtgtccagtatttcttcattctatcTATATCTTTCTTTTACGTTCCGAGCAATATAAATTCTGCCATTTTGATCAAAAACTGTGTAAAACATACCCTCAACACTACTTACTCAGGGCAGAGTATGCTACAGGGCTCACTTCAAGAAACAGAGAATGCTCTGCTTTTGAGAAAATTCTCTAGTTTTATTCATATGGAATCTGAGAGTATTCTTTGAGCTGAGCAACTTTCCCCATCCTTTTAGTCAAGCTAAGAACACACTCGGAGTATAGTCTCCAGCTCACTTTATTCATGTGAACATGGAGAATTTTcttagaaattctgagaataaaATACATTCAGGTTTTCATAAAACCATTGCCAAACCTTACAAACTGTTGGAgtgaacaacaatgaatgaaattatttcatCACTGAGGCATTGTCACAGTGCAGTCTGGAGGACTGTAATGCAATGCTCACTGTGAGGCACCTGGAAGGAGACCAAATATTGTGGCCTGTGTGCTGACAGTGGTTGCAGAGAACAGTAATTGGGACACCTTGTGGTATGAAGTTACACTATTGTCACATCAGCTAAATAATTGTAGATATTTTAAAAATGACAACACACACATTTAACATAAAATACACAATTAAGTAGGCACACTTAGCTTATAAGATGTAATGGATGAATGGCATTCTATGTCATCCAGTAGTTTATGGTTCCATTCTTTGTCAGTTAATTTCTTCCCTTTCTTTATTCTGTCTTTTTCCTCTTTTCCCTTTTTTGTTATTTAAAGTTAAAGGTTATATATAATCTGAAGTACTGCAGTTTTATTGTGCTTCATCTTTAGAGTATGTATCAGTAGAGAACAGAACTCAAATATTAAGCAGTTAGgaggaaaatatttttcttaacacaCATGTATGTTACTCTTCACCAACAAGAAATCAAAGAATATCAAAAAATATCTTCCATAAGCAGACACAACAAATTGCTGTTGTACTAAAGAAAATTGTTACAGGCGAAAGTATTTCTACAGTTACTCAAATGTTCGAAAGCTGTTTATATCATCTATTGTGCATGCCTTTGAAGGTGCAGGTAATTGACTTGATCTTATttagaataaatttattttttccatcagtgaTAACAAAATGTTTTGTTCCTGGACTGTCAGTTTGTCAGCAATAACCATCTtctgatctgcagcaaaaatgggaaatggAAGTACTAGTGGACAGATTACATTTTAAACATAACATATGCTATAACTAAAAATTATTAGTGCCATGGGTGTGGAAATGTGCTTAAATATGAGGACACCTGTTTTATAGCATGTCCTAATATAATAGTCTAGTGCCATCTTcacaaaatcagcttagcatcattgcaaatatttaaaatataGTGTAAACTAAGCCTCAGTGCCTTTGGAGTCATATTGTCATTAGCACTACTGTTCATAATAAACTGCAGTACAGTAGGCACAACATATGTTCGTGCTGTAAGCTCAATAGATCGTGCTACTGTAAGTCTTTATATACTCTTCAATTAAAAAATTGAGACAGAACACAGCAAATGAACAGTACAATGGGAAAATTTTATAGTGGGCTTGCCAAATGTTAATACAGTGACAAAATGTAATAGTTAACCCTTCCACTGCTACAGACATGCTCTTCGCATTCCGCACTAAGGTGACTTTTGTTATGGCTGTATTGCATGCCAGATGCTGGTGCCTATGCTGAGAGACTGATATGAAATACTTCCCAGATTTATCGAAAACTAATagttgaaaaaaatttatttttgaacaacTTGGTCTGATGCCTTCAGAGAAGTGAATTTCTTTTCATCTGTTACAATGTGcggcatcaaattaagtaaaacattgcacaaaaattgcaagtttgcagaggtaaaaacactTTGTGTAAATTTTGTGTGGGGTTAATGTTAGCTtatacattgcagtgaatgaaatgtggATGAGATATTGGAatcttatttaaaattgagagcagaagaatatctcatttcattctcaagttattgggttttatattcCAAGAATGGTTGTATGTGAAGCACGCTTCGACATTGCGCATTTGCGAATCATGTGGTCATGAAAACTCGTATCTCATGATTCTAGATATCAGAACAAGCTTTTTGCCAGTGACAGCATGTAATGGGGCACATACGTTGCAtgataaatactcgaaactttAGAATTCACCACTATATGGAATTTACTTGTCCACAGCAGGGATGTCCATAGTGTTGTAGGAAAATCTGAGTGGCTTACGCATGCATGCATGCCCACACCAGGCGACTGGTCTAGCAGAGCATGTATAAACGCACACAGCAGCAAAAGGTTTAAAACTGAATTAAGTTAAATTTAAAATTGTCAAAAGGAAATGGCAAAGTGTTGATTTGTGATTGATATGCTCGTGTgatcattttagaaaaaaattacatGCTCATGAACAAGCTTGTGGAGCtaatagaaatggcagaatgcgAGTAGGGCTCTTGCACTGAGGGTTCCATCCTGGGAATTGAGGATCTCAACAATTTTTGCTTCTTACCAATATCAATACTAGCTAGATATTGGTCCCAGGATTCAAAGACTATTAAAATCTCTACAGCAGTTCCTCAGACTATTCTGgacaaacaaaaagaagaaaatgggGGACTTCAGTTTGGTTATGTTGTGAGAGAtgattaataaaacattttttattaactTACTAAAACATGGCTACAACTTGAATTTTATGTTGTTCACTTATTACACTTTTGAGAGATGATGAATGTAATGTTTCCCTACGGCAAAAGATATTTCTTATGTTATATAATTTCACGATTTTGAGatttttcacttcactgactaTGAAACTTTGCTCCTTGCCAAATCTCAGAATTCTAGGTCAGCGGGAAGCACCCTGTATAGTCCGCTATTTAAAGAAAAGACTGAAGTTATGAGTGATGTTTGTTGGCGCAGTTGTCAGAATACAGTGTAGTTGGAGGAACGTAATCACCAGAGGGCCTCACGTACCTCACAACATGTCATTCCAAgaaaagtataataaaataatgtaccATCACATAATATCATTTTGTTCATTCAATGTATTATATAAACGGAGAAGGGCCAATCAAACCTAAGAATAAAATGAGCCCTCTGTACTATGTAACAACAAGGCAGTATATACATACACTAGAGGCGTTCAGTAATTAAGGAAAACATTATTAAATAAAGCAAAGTATACATTGAGACCTTGACTTTTCCCGtcaaattgaatgttcaaataacttacgggtttgctgccgggtgacgtcggcCACCGCTGATATTTTGACAGGCGCGCAccttgccattctcaaggcacaactgcagttgtgccttgagaatggcagggtgtgctcctgtcgaaatatcaacAGTAGTCGACGACTTCACCCGTCAGCAATCCCGTATGTTATTTGAAAGTAGACATTGGATACAAAATTGCATTGCCCATTGAGCTTTTGCTGGCTCCTGTTTTTTGACTTTATAAATTGTGAGCTCTTCCAATAAATTGACAGCACCGCCTTGCACTCTGCGCGAAAGGCCTAAGCAGATCGTGTGTATATTTTGTGATGATGCCACTATAGCTCTGTTATGAGGACATGTTTTAAAGCAGATACCTTTCATCATATTTTAAGTGCATGTTTCTACagccatgaaaattatttttcgttaATGGGATATTTTATTGTGTAAGAGGTAAGTTGCCCACTAGTtgtatttcatttccgttttttctgcagatggtcattgctgactgaaacTGATAGTATAAGGACCAAATGTTTTATGATGATTGAAAGAAAAAGATTTATTCTAACcttcctggatcactgttttaaTCCACGACAATGTTACGCTTATTatagtatatgtatgtatgttcattCCTCAGTGGGTTATGTTTTTATTGACAGGATTACATTGCTGTCAAAGAAAAGAATGCCAAATATCTTCCCCATTCTGCTGGGCGATACGCAGCCAAGAGATTCCGCAAGGCGCAGTGCCCAATTGTGGAAagattaactaattcacttatgaTGCATGGCCGCAACAATGGAAAGAAGTTAATGGCCGTGCGCATTGTAAAGCACGCATTTGAAATCATACACCTTCTTACGGGAGAGGTATAGTTCTTATTTGTTATCATTGTGCCTGAAAAGAAACCATGTTATAATAGAGATTTGTTTCATTGAAAATTTCATTTACAGAATCCGCTGCAGGTTTTAGTGTCAGCTATAATTAATTCAGGTCCCCGGGAAGACTCGACACGTATCGGTAGAGCAGGAACGGTGCGTCGTCAAGCAGTTGATGTGTCTCCGTTAAGAAGAGTGAATCAGGTAAGCTGTTGTAGGAATAGATAAATAGAACTTTCCTTTGGGTAAAACTAAGTATTAGCAGAGTCTAATATAACAGTTGCGACACTGCCGTAaaagttgttactgtttgacaGCTGGAGCAACACTGGCGCTCCAAGTGGtgagaaaggagaatgtaagatgtgtCATAAACATAATGTTTGTTTCGCGTCCCTTTcctatgtgatttacgaaatatttcaattatttttttgcCTCCAAGATTTGTATATCAGAAGACATAGATGCTTGTTAGatgattctaaaataagtgcaAGTAGGAGTAAAACTCATGAATCCAATGGCAAACTACAACACACTCATGAAGAAACACTTGAGGCGTTTGACAAAACTGTAACTTACCACATCAATATCAGCAATTAGAACAATGTAAAGACGAAGACCGTACTCGTGGCAACAAGCAATGACTACAGTACAGTAGACCTAGGGAACGACACGTGAGGCGTTTATCACTTTTGCatttagaggtacatgtctgtgcatCTTACGTATGATATTGACATTTCTGATATTGTTATTGCCTTTGAGGTTTGCACGCatagcatatttctcccactattatttttgtctttccatcttgcagctttttcttcttcactggcatgctaatctggcttaacaagTAAAGTGTTTTTTTAATATCTGGATACTATAGTCTTCAATATTTGTTGTTCTTTACTTGATCCTTCTGACAGTTTCTGTTTCTGTCTGTACCTACAATGATAGGTCTTTGTTGATGATTCATATAAACCTGACACTGATAAacagagttgaactggctgcttctgagCCACAggagtgttttacagctttagatggattacCGAACCTGTGTGGCAGTTTTCTCTTCATTGTCAGTTGAGGTGGCTCATTAGGGATGTCAGTCTGTACTGCATTCTGCACGAGTTTATTActgtctgcattcatgaactggttttgttcaaaGTGTAGTGAACAAAACTTAACATTGTTATAAAGGTAAACAGGGTCTTTTTTCACAAGATCTTCtcatctgctattaactagccattccGCTCCTAAaatgaaacattaatcattaatatacATATAATTTGTAAGCGAATCCTGATACAATTTAACAACATGACGTTATATACCTCTCActgtccttaggaaacctaaaaaaaaagtTAGATGTGGTATCTTCTTGTTGGTTTTGCTGTAATTTATTTCActacaggcgctcctgtttgtaaaaaaaaaaaaaaaaaacattgcacaAACAAAAATAAACTACCGTTCGCTTTCATGATCGCGCCGAAGAGATTTACTTAAATGTCACTCGGCCCACTGCTGTCCCAGTAGGCAGTAAAATGCAAAGCGAAGTGTCAAGACTCTTGTTAGACTGTGGTATTAGTCTAGGTGGTTCTGATGAGCTTTCCTTAATGAGAGTGGGTAGAAAAGATGTAAAAGATTAAACAGATTTTGGACTTACATTGCTCATATATTTTTTGGTGTGACAGTTTGGTTTTGAGTTACAATAGTAGCTAGAAGTTGGGCTTGGGTTCAGGTAgtagcttaacatcaaaattattcTTGATCAGAAATTGCAGGTGTCACACTACTTGAATTGTAGTTGTTCTTAATGTAAACTTTTTGCAATTATGAATTGGCTTTAATTTTTTATCATGCTGGTAGTGTCATGGCATGTATTGAGTGCAATTGTATCATTGTTTTCACTATTAATATAGTTGCATATGTTAACCCATAAATGTCATCCATTATTTCACATATTCTTATGATGAATATGATTTCAAGTAATACATGCACTTTGGCTTGTTTACTAGTCTACATGTCTGTCCTGAGTGTGTTTTAGTAATGTCATAAATTGTGGAAATCATGAAACCTTTTACTGTTCAGGCAATCTGGTTGCTGTGTACTGGAGCAAGAGAAGCAGCTTTCAGGAATATTAAAACTATTGCGGAATGTGTTGCTGATGAACTCATTAATGCAGCAAAGGTTTGTAAAATATACTTGTTATTTACACTTCTAAGTTAGAATTTGACAGCTCTTATTAAAGGCTTCTATTGGTTGTATGGAGAGTGTAGTTGATAAAATTTTGATAAAGAAGGCATGTCGGGAAATGTACTCTTCGGATGTAAAACATGTTTAAATTTCAGATCGCTTCCAAATTTCTATTTCACAGTATACACGACGACAGTGAGCCCTTACTGGGTGTGCTCTGCAAGACTGCCTCCACATGGTGACCCTGCTAATTGTTTGCACAAAAGACACTTTCATATACAAAGTCCACAGTTGGACTGAAATAGCATTTGATGGACAAGTGATTTGGAAAATATACTTGATAAATACATTGTGCAGTTGTACCATTTCGTTCTGTTGTTGGATATACATaccgccttttatgcaaaacactgtttcttcttcgttacccaaacatgtttcggcaccactgtgctatCAGTGAATTTTGGTCATTGGAAAAACTGTAAAAGGTGGTCATATTTTAGTTTGTAACTGATCTAGCTAAATGATGCCTAAAGACAGTTTTTGAAGGGTTTTGTACGTACttggattttacattatatggtggGGGGCCTCATTTGTTTGTGCCCTTTTCTGTAAAGTCTATGAAGTTCCTTTAATGTATTAaataatgtgcctttacagagtttagtgtattcatttaaaaCTTTTCTTCTGTATGTAGAAGCTTCCTTCTATTTGTTTGCAATGTAGGCTGTGgctggatttcagtatttttaaatatgtttctatTGAAGTTGAGTGGTGGTTATAGGCTATtaagtggtcagcaaatgtgctatgggtgcTCTAACCTTTTAGGGCTCTAAGGTGCCCTGAGTATCTCGTTTTAAAGTCCCTGTATGTTTGTCTTGTGTATATTGATTGGCAAGTGTTGTATATGAGTTCATATGTTCCTGCTCCTCTGCCTAATTGTTTATGGGTGTTCTGCTCGGCCTGTGGAGCATTACTCTGTGATTGTCAGTTTCCTGACTATTATGGAGTCATGGGTGCTGTTTATTTTTATATGGTATGATCCAGAAATGTGAAACGAATTTTTTGGCATAAGTTGCTTATTTTATTGTGTAGCTGTTAAAGGTGCACACACGTGCGCGTGCACTCACTCGCCCGCTTGAAACCAATGAATGCCGATGAGGTTAGGACACACAACGTCATTAACGCCTCTTTTTGGAAAGTGAAAAGGAATTTGTTTAAACCAACATTATACAAAGTACACTTACTGTGTGTGTGCAGTGCTCTCATAACAGGAAAGAATAAGAATCTGTCACAACAAAATGTGAGTaataactaatatatatatataccaaacattttgccacaccaaaatcagattttaaaaaataaaagaatgtgtTAACTCATTGCTAAAATTCACATTTCCATAGTTtgatttgcagatgacaagctgtcagTGCAGGACTCctacagatggtcctgcaaaatcGTATAGAGTAACATCTAGGTATGAATAAAAACTGTCATTAGGCCTcgttttgttagatcagttacaacatAAGGTATAACACATTATTAGTTTTCAGTAAACAAAACCCACTGGTGAGGCAGAGGTCCCAAAAAATTTTTGGGTAGCAAGAAAAAGGTGTTTTGTGTAAAAGGTGGAAACTATATTCAATAATTTTAACTGGAGGAAAAAATAAGAGCTGCAAATCGAAAAGAACATCATTTGTTCTGTACTATGAAAATGGAGATTGGAAAGTGATCTGATCTTAAAACAGGCTTTATATCCAAACTATACCTTGGTTGGACATAAGTCCTATATCTTCTAAGTACCCTGTATATAACTGTTAGAAGCCTTTAACAGGAATTGTGAAAGAAGCCTGTATATGTGCATGTAATGTTGCTAAACTGAGATGCGCTTCAAAATTTTGGTTTGTCatagaaaataatgcagtgcagagTAGCAATTCATAATAGTTTCTTTGCTTGTTTATTTAAATGAGATGGCATTCAACAGCAGCAGCATTTTTAAATATGTACAGAAATTTAAAACTTAGTGCCACATTAGTTTTTTTTTACAAGTATCAAACTGTTTTGTCGATTATGTTAACATTTATATCTTGATTTCAGGGATCTTCCAACTCCTATGCTATCAAGAAGAAAGACGAACTTGAGCGTGTTGCAAAATCAAATCGTTAAAAATTGAATGAGATCAGATTGTGgttaataaagtaatttcttcCAATGACACATTCTTTCATTTTACTTGAGAGGGCATCTCTACAGGTATCATAATGTATGGTCCTTGTTGAAGCAGAAATGTGATAAAATGCATTTGGGaagtttttaataaaatttatagCACTTGCATTGTCACTAGTTGAATATACTAGTAAAAATAGGAATTTGATGTAAAATGTTAAATGCATCACGTGTCTgctatggaaaagtgtttgttcaaGTTTTTGTTGATATAACCAGTGGGGGAATGTGGGGCTTTTTTTTTCTGCTGGTGGTAGTGGTTGTGGAGGAGACAGCTGTTGAAAGCTTGAGTGTTATATTTGATGTCACATGGCTTGAAAACATGAGTTTCTATTCAGGTACGCTACTGAAAAAGAttcaatacacaaaagaaacaGATATTTATGCGCAAAAAGTATTGCTAGGttctgtaactacactactggccattaaaattgctacaccaaaaagaaatgcagatgattaatggatattcattggacaaatatattatactagaactgtcaggcaattacattttcacacaatttgggtgcatagatcctgagaaatcagtagccagaacaaacacctctggcggtaataactgccttgatacaactgggcattgagtcaaacagagcttgtatggcgtg
This region includes:
- the LOC126474676 gene encoding 40S ribosomal protein S5; protein product: MTDVETWGDEDPAVMETEATLPVAQPAELPEIKLFGRWSCDDVQVSDMSLQDYIAVKEKNAKYLPHSAGRYAAKRFRKAQCPIVERLTNSLMMHGRNNGKKLMAVRIVKHAFEIIHLLTGENPLQVLVSAIINSGPREDSTRIGRAGTVRRQAVDVSPLRRVNQAIWLLCTGAREAAFRNIKTIAECVADELINAAKGSSNSYAIKKKDELERVAKSNR